Proteins from a single region of Procambarus clarkii isolate CNS0578487 chromosome 62, FALCON_Pclarkii_2.0, whole genome shotgun sequence:
- the LOC138354338 gene encoding uncharacterized protein encodes MQQQQQVGVPQDAAAAGGGSALRCSNSRRWECPKMQQQQVGVPQDAAGGGGSVPRCSSSRRWECPKMQQEEVGVSQDAAAAGGSAPRCSRRRWECPKMQQQQVGVPQDAAGGGGSVPRCSSSSRWECPKMQQEEMQQQQQVGVPQDAAAAGGGSALRCSNSRWECPKMQQQQVGVPQDAAGGGGSVPRCSSSSRWECPKMQQQQQVGVPQDAAAAGGGSALRCSNSRWECPKMQQEEVGVSQDAAAAAGGSAPRCSSSSRWECPKMQQQQEVGVP; translated from the exons atgcagcaacagcagcaggtgggagtgccccaagatgcagcagcagcaggaggtgggAGTGCCCTAAGATGCAGCAACAGCAGGAGGTGGGAGTGCCCTAAGATGCAGCAACAGCAGGTGGGAGTGCCCCAAGATGCAGCaggaggaggtgggagtgtcccaagatgcagcagcagcaggaggtgggAGTGTCCCAAGATGCAGCaggaggaggtgggagtgtcccAAGATGCTGCAGCAGCAGGTGGGAGTGCCCCAAGATGCAGCAGGAGGAGGTGGGAGTGCCCTAAGATGCAGCAACAGCAGGTGGGAGTGCCCCAAGATGCAGCaggaggaggtgggagtgtcccaagatgcagcagcagcagcaggtgggagtgccccaagatgcagcaggaggag atgcagcaacagcagcaggtgggagtgccccaagatgcagcagcagcaggaggtgggAGTGCCCTAAGATGCAGCAACAGCAGGTGGGAGTGCCCTAAGATGCAGCAACAGCAGGTGGGAGTGCCCCAAGATGCAGCaggaggaggtgggagtgtcccaagatgcagcagcagcagcaggtgggagTGTCCCaagatgcagcagcagcagcaggtgggagtgccccaagatgcagcagcagcaggaggtgggAGTGCCCTAAGATGCAGCAACAGCAGGTGGGAGTGCCCCAAGATGCAGCaggaggaggtgggagtgtcccaagatgcagcagcagcagcaggtgggagtgc